The following coding sequences lie in one Mycobacterium gordonae genomic window:
- a CDS encoding glycoside hydrolase family 2 protein gives MRKAAVKIVVLLALTSLALCAAARSPVITDAFAAAPEHLELSNNWMLSPAQTISVGGDSVSSPDYDAAAWYQVRRMPATVLEILRENGVYRDLYVGKNLRDHVPPDLYQRDWWYRTQFTAPEGRQTYLLGFPGINYRADIWLNGRLVAGRDQVAGMYAAHQFDVTPLIRPGQPNFLAVQVAPERALQDVDGVELADSWNDWINWDYLGLPAPDRDPDRRGTSFVPDRNAGIWKPVYLNALGGMGIGSATVNSELPLPRTDSARLTVRADLHNYSTRRARGVLRVIITRPDKSAVYAEQAVTLAPGEERQLTLTPDTFPQLNFEHPDLWWPHTMGRPSLHDLRLELRVDNRVSDAKELRFGIRTVTQHRDTGFSGEGGDFFLEVNGKNFPIRGAAYTPDLLFRYDPDRETAILRYAKDLGLNMLRFEGKLASEHLVEKADEMGIPLMAGWMCCNQWEKWEQWDAEDDRVAMASLRSQVQALRSHASAFIWANGSDGLPPPIIRARYRSILEELHWQNAIVDTASLQARDGDGIAQWDGIDMAGPYTWRPPTYWFSRRYGATWGASAEQGSNEQIPPFASLRKFIPPDKLWPINDSWYFHAGGQPKNAALLSAQRSIGMRYGLSSSAEMFAAKAQLAQYEGARAQFEAFAAQGWNTHKMTIYWMLNSHWPSFFGQLFDYYLRPGGAYFGAKKGLRPLSVVFDSYAGGSGSPGRVSVVNQTQNDERDLYARVRVYDLQGALQADQTSRRIDVPAGDAVAAMSLPGGVASSPVFFVRCQLTRPSGEIVAENVYWQSQQPDDVGDPDNDRAFDSTQASWADMTALNFMPRVPLDITAHSTDGSVVIRLHNPTQNVAFFERAEIVSARYGDEILPVQYDDNYVTVFPGETAEIRGAVTGQGSSAHWVRVTGHNTSPITVPVS, from the coding sequence ATGCGGAAGGCCGCCGTCAAGATCGTCGTCTTGTTGGCGCTCACCTCTCTTGCCTTATGCGCCGCAGCGCGTTCGCCAGTAATCACCGACGCGTTCGCCGCCGCACCGGAACACCTTGAGCTGTCAAACAATTGGATGCTGTCTCCGGCACAGACGATCTCGGTGGGCGGTGACAGCGTGTCGTCGCCGGACTACGACGCCGCCGCGTGGTACCAGGTCCGGCGAATGCCGGCCACCGTGTTGGAGATACTCCGGGAAAACGGTGTCTACCGAGATCTCTATGTGGGCAAGAATCTTCGCGATCACGTGCCACCGGATCTCTATCAACGCGACTGGTGGTACCGCACCCAGTTCACCGCGCCCGAGGGTCGCCAGACCTATCTGTTGGGATTCCCCGGCATCAATTACCGCGCTGACATCTGGTTGAACGGACGGTTGGTGGCCGGCCGCGACCAGGTCGCCGGGATGTACGCCGCTCATCAGTTCGACGTGACGCCGTTGATTCGGCCCGGGCAGCCGAACTTTCTGGCTGTGCAGGTGGCCCCCGAGCGTGCGCTGCAGGACGTGGACGGTGTCGAGTTGGCCGACAGCTGGAACGACTGGATCAACTGGGACTACCTCGGTCTGCCGGCGCCCGATCGGGATCCGGACCGGCGCGGAACGTCTTTCGTGCCAGACCGAAACGCCGGCATCTGGAAGCCGGTGTACCTAAATGCGCTGGGAGGCATGGGAATCGGTTCGGCAACGGTCAATTCCGAACTTCCCCTACCGCGCACCGACAGTGCACGGTTGACCGTCCGCGCCGACCTGCACAACTACTCCACTCGACGCGCGCGTGGCGTTCTGCGCGTCATCATCACTCGTCCTGACAAATCCGCGGTTTACGCCGAGCAGGCGGTCACTCTCGCGCCGGGCGAGGAACGCCAGCTCACGTTGACACCAGATACATTCCCGCAATTGAACTTTGAGCATCCTGACCTCTGGTGGCCGCATACCATGGGTCGGCCGAGCCTGCATGACCTCCGGCTGGAGCTGCGGGTCGACAATCGAGTCAGCGATGCCAAGGAGCTTCGTTTCGGCATCCGGACCGTCACCCAGCATCGAGACACAGGTTTCTCAGGTGAGGGCGGCGACTTCTTTCTGGAAGTCAACGGGAAGAACTTCCCGATCCGCGGAGCGGCGTACACCCCGGATCTGCTCTTCAGGTACGACCCCGACCGAGAGACCGCAATTCTGCGGTACGCAAAGGATCTGGGTCTCAACATGCTTCGATTCGAGGGCAAACTAGCCAGTGAACATCTCGTCGAAAAGGCGGACGAGATGGGCATCCCGCTGATGGCCGGCTGGATGTGCTGCAACCAATGGGAGAAGTGGGAGCAGTGGGACGCCGAAGACGACCGGGTGGCGATGGCCAGCCTGCGCTCACAGGTCCAGGCGCTTCGCTCGCATGCCTCGGCGTTCATCTGGGCGAACGGCAGTGACGGGTTGCCACCACCGATAATCCGCGCCCGCTACCGGTCCATCCTTGAAGAGCTGCACTGGCAGAACGCCATCGTCGACACCGCATCCCTGCAGGCCCGGGATGGCGACGGCATCGCGCAATGGGACGGAATCGATATGGCGGGGCCCTACACGTGGCGACCTCCCACCTACTGGTTCAGCCGCCGATATGGTGCCACCTGGGGCGCATCCGCGGAACAGGGCAGCAATGAACAGATCCCCCCGTTCGCCAGTCTGCGGAAATTCATCCCGCCGGACAAGCTGTGGCCGATCAACGACAGCTGGTATTTCCACGCGGGGGGGCAGCCGAAAAATGCCGCATTACTCAGTGCGCAGCGCTCAATCGGCATGCGCTACGGGCTGTCCAGCAGCGCCGAGATGTTCGCTGCCAAAGCGCAATTGGCCCAGTACGAGGGCGCCCGTGCACAGTTCGAGGCCTTCGCCGCCCAGGGATGGAATACCCACAAGATGACCATCTACTGGATGCTGAACAGTCACTGGCCGTCCTTCTTCGGGCAGCTCTTCGACTACTACCTACGCCCGGGCGGGGCGTATTTCGGAGCGAAGAAGGGGCTGCGCCCGCTGTCCGTCGTATTCGATTCGTATGCCGGCGGCAGCGGTAGCCCGGGGCGCGTCAGTGTCGTCAATCAGACGCAGAACGACGAGCGGGATCTGTACGCACGGGTCCGTGTCTACGACCTGCAGGGGGCCCTACAGGCTGACCAAACCTCCAGGCGCATCGATGTGCCCGCGGGTGACGCCGTCGCAGCCATGTCCCTGCCGGGTGGCGTCGCAAGCTCACCCGTGTTCTTCGTCCGGTGTCAGTTGACCCGCCCTTCCGGCGAGATCGTCGCGGAAAACGTGTACTGGCAGTCCCAGCAGCCCGATGACGTCGGGGACCCGGACAATGACCGCGCATTCGATTCGACGCAGGCCAGCTGGGCGGACATGACCGCACTGAATTTCATGCCGCGCGTGCCGTTGGATATCACGGCCCACTCGACCGATGGCAGCGTCGTCATCCGGCTGCACAACCCCACGCAGAACGTCGCGTTCTTCGAACGTGCCGAGATCGTCTCGGCGCGCTACGGCGACGAAATTCTTCCGGTGCAGTACGACGACAACTACGTGACCGTATTTCCGGGAGAGACCGCCGAGATCCGCGGAGCCGTCACAGGTCAGGGTTCGTCAGCGCACTGGGTCCGGGTGACTGGACACAACACGTCCCCGATCACCGTCCCCGTGTCATGA
- a CDS encoding PE family protein, producing the protein MTGSGGDGGAGGFGATTAGKGGNGGNALLVGDGGNGGNAGKAGGTAGTGGAGGLLLGDNGNNGKA; encoded by the coding sequence GTGACCGGCAGCGGCGGTGACGGTGGTGCCGGTGGATTCGGCGCCACTACCGCAGGCAAAGGCGGTAACGGCGGCAACGCCCTACTCGTCGGCGATGGCGGCAACGGCGGCAACGCCGGGAAAGCCGGCGGCACAGCCGGCACCGGCGGCGCCGGTGGACTGCTGCTCGGCGACAACGGAAACAACGGGAAGGCATAG
- a CDS encoding glycoside hydrolase family 64 protein has protein sequence MAFVTAVPEMVVTAASDLVVIGSSVTKANAAAAGSTTTLLAAGADEVSAGIAALLGEHGQTYQAISAEIETFQQRFVQALNSGAGAYASAEAASAMSLQTIEQTILDVINAPFNALLGRPLIGNGRNGAPGTGQAGGPGGLLWGNGGDGGSGAAGQSGGAGGAAGLFGRGGTGGAGGVGATGTTNSAAGQPGGPGGPGGAGGIGGHGGLLFGTGGTGGAGGVGGTGGIGGPADAAGNFGAGGAGGTGGLGGAGGAGGFLGSPGQAGLNGANGLPGGFRVGPFINNTGLSNSEIYLTLLGQTTPGQWSWVDQNGMAHHIDSSAANAPGHLTYNGVNYANMSFTLDQTGSLAIPSEFQGGRMFVSMKNPLYIGIAADNSGWAGLDPANPADPNYNTVYDWYEMTYKYGAVAFGGNTTQVDQFGLPFTFTLGQDSTGFDGTRGITLSRDQVFQQYVASVPTEFQALVLNDGNGDPLRILAPRSATPGGLATWLDQPINDFWSNYETNQFFYDGPGYTVTGNIDGSGLFHYTVTPDGKAASTYTMVKPTTAQVFASNGPFVGTHEQGAFLAELNAAFNRGVAMSPDQWSTVAAYYPAAGRWNNWAQFFHANSMFNFAYGFPFDDVNNQSSVLILNNPQPPTQLSFTLY, from the coding sequence ATGGCGTTCGTCACTGCGGTGCCAGAGATGGTGGTCACGGCGGCTTCAGATCTGGTGGTGATCGGCTCGTCGGTCACCAAAGCCAATGCGGCTGCTGCGGGTTCGACCACGACGCTACTGGCCGCGGGCGCCGATGAGGTCTCGGCGGGGATTGCGGCGCTACTGGGCGAGCACGGGCAGACCTACCAGGCGATCAGTGCGGAAATCGAGACGTTCCAGCAGCGGTTCGTGCAAGCCCTCAATTCGGGGGCCGGCGCCTATGCCTCCGCCGAGGCTGCCAGTGCGATGTCGTTGCAGACCATAGAGCAGACCATCCTGGACGTGATCAATGCGCCCTTCAACGCCTTACTGGGGCGCCCGCTGATCGGCAACGGGCGCAACGGAGCCCCGGGCACCGGTCAGGCCGGCGGGCCTGGTGGACTCCTGTGGGGCAACGGAGGCGACGGCGGCTCGGGAGCGGCCGGGCAATCCGGGGGTGCCGGGGGTGCGGCAGGCTTGTTCGGTCGTGGCGGCACTGGTGGCGCCGGCGGAGTGGGCGCCACCGGCACCACGAACAGCGCTGCGGGGCAGCCGGGCGGCCCCGGCGGCCCTGGTGGGGCGGGCGGAATCGGCGGTCACGGTGGGCTGTTGTTCGGTACCGGTGGCACCGGCGGCGCCGGTGGAGTCGGCGGCACTGGTGGGATCGGAGGCCCAGCCGATGCGGCAGGCAACTTCGGTGCCGGGGGTGCGGGGGGGACCGGCGGCCTCGGCGGCGCCGGAGGAGCGGGCGGATTTCTGGGGAGCCCCGGTCAGGCGGGCCTCAACGGCGCCAACGGCCTTCCCGGCGGATTTCGCGTTGGCCCTTTCATCAACAACACGGGTTTGAGCAACAGCGAGATTTACCTGACCCTGCTCGGCCAGACGACACCCGGCCAGTGGTCGTGGGTCGACCAGAACGGCATGGCCCACCACATCGATTCCAGCGCGGCCAATGCTCCTGGTCATCTCACGTACAACGGCGTGAATTACGCGAACATGTCGTTCACCCTCGACCAGACAGGCAGCCTCGCCATACCGTCGGAATTTCAGGGCGGCCGGATGTTTGTGTCGATGAAGAACCCGCTCTATATCGGTATAGCCGCCGACAATTCGGGCTGGGCGGGTCTTGACCCAGCCAATCCCGCCGATCCGAACTACAACACGGTCTACGACTGGTACGAAATGACGTACAAGTACGGCGCAGTCGCCTTCGGGGGTAACACCACGCAGGTGGACCAGTTCGGGTTGCCGTTCACATTTACGCTGGGGCAGGACTCCACCGGGTTTGACGGGACGCGCGGCATCACGCTGTCGCGGGACCAGGTGTTCCAGCAGTACGTGGCCTCGGTCCCGACTGAATTCCAGGCCCTGGTCCTCAACGACGGCAACGGCGATCCGCTGCGGATCTTGGCCCCGCGCAGTGCCACCCCCGGCGGCCTGGCCACCTGGCTCGATCAACCGATCAACGACTTCTGGTCGAATTATGAAACCAACCAGTTCTTTTACGACGGTCCCGGCTACACGGTGACGGGAAACATCGACGGCAGCGGCCTGTTCCACTACACCGTCACCCCGGACGGGAAAGCCGCCTCGACGTACACGATGGTGAAGCCCACGACGGCGCAGGTTTTCGCGTCCAACGGCCCATTCGTCGGCACCCACGAACAGGGGGCGTTCCTCGCCGAGCTCAACGCGGCGTTCAACCGCGGTGTGGCGATGTCGCCGGATCAGTGGAGCACTGTCGCCGCCTACTATCCGGCCGCAGGGCGGTGGAACAATTGGGCACAGTTCTTCCACGCCAACAGCATGTTCAACTTCGCCTACGGTTTCCCGTTCGATGACGTGAACAACCAGAGCTCTGTGCTGATCCTCAACAACCCGCAGCCGCCGACTCAGCTGTCATTCACCCTTTACTAA
- a CDS encoding N-acetylmuramoyl-L-alanine amidase: MKYVAAAPVALSLGAVAAGLAPPPRAGADPVLVAAVEAPGQPPNVIIRAQWGADEMLRRRAPVYDNGIKAGVLHHTATVNEYGPQDSAAIVRSIYAYHTRNLGWPDIAYNALVDKYGQVFEGRFGGLARPVQGTHTGGFNRNTWAVCMIGEFDAVGPTPVQVRTVGRLFGWRLAMDGVDPHGSTALTSDGGPYTRVPRGAVVTLPSIFAHRDVSDTDCPGKLGYVLMSQIRDIATKFTSRPSPSELAQSLEGSAISDRWQAMGGMNGALGAPRSPESQGAGSTRYVIFDKGAMYWSAASGAQPVTGAIYAAWGALGYEHSALGLPTSAEIQEPEWISQNFQHGTLNVDRRSRKVSSVVDGVAALVPPPSADGPPVQLERFSPARNRV; encoded by the coding sequence TTGAAATACGTTGCGGCCGCCCCGGTTGCGCTGAGCCTGGGCGCTGTCGCAGCGGGTCTGGCGCCACCTCCGCGTGCGGGAGCCGATCCCGTCCTGGTGGCGGCGGTCGAGGCCCCCGGGCAGCCGCCCAACGTCATCATCCGCGCGCAGTGGGGGGCCGACGAGATGCTTCGCCGCCGAGCCCCGGTGTATGACAACGGAATCAAGGCCGGAGTCCTGCACCACACCGCCACCGTGAACGAGTACGGACCGCAGGATTCCGCGGCGATCGTGCGGTCGATCTACGCCTACCACACCCGCAATCTGGGCTGGCCGGACATCGCCTACAACGCGCTCGTCGACAAGTACGGGCAGGTGTTCGAGGGCCGATTCGGCGGGCTGGCCAGACCGGTTCAGGGCACACATACCGGAGGTTTCAACCGCAACACGTGGGCGGTGTGCATGATCGGCGAGTTCGATGCGGTGGGCCCCACGCCGGTTCAAGTGCGCACCGTGGGCAGATTGTTCGGCTGGCGGCTTGCCATGGATGGTGTCGACCCTCATGGCAGCACCGCGTTGACATCGGACGGGGGACCATACACCCGTGTCCCACGCGGCGCCGTTGTGACCTTGCCGAGCATCTTCGCCCATCGCGACGTCAGTGACACCGATTGCCCGGGCAAGCTCGGGTATGTCCTGATGAGCCAGATTCGGGATATTGCAACCAAGTTCACCAGCCGCCCGAGCCCCTCGGAGCTAGCGCAATCGCTGGAAGGTAGTGCCATCTCTGACCGGTGGCAGGCGATGGGCGGAATGAACGGCGCGCTGGGCGCACCGAGATCGCCGGAATCACAGGGAGCAGGAAGCACGCGGTACGTCATCTTCGACAAGGGAGCGATGTACTGGTCCGCGGCCAGCGGCGCCCAGCCCGTCACCGGTGCCATCTACGCCGCCTGGGGCGCCCTGGGCTACGAACACAGCGCCTTGGGGCTGCCGACCAGCGCCGAGATCCAAGAACCAGAATGGATCTCACAGAACTTCCAACACGGGACGCTCAACGTTGACCGTCGAAGCCGCAAGGTCTCGAGCGTGGTCGATGGTGTCGCCGCCCTGGTGCCGCCTCCCTCGGCAGACGGGCCGCCAGTGCAGCTTGAACGATTTTCACCTGCGCGCAACCGGGTTTGA